The genome window TCCATCGTTCGCGCTCCGCGGTCGTCTCGTCGGTCCGCGGAAGGTCGGCACGGTACGGCAGCTCGACATCCAGTTGCGTCCACTCCCACCGCTGCTGCGCCCGCAGGTCGGTCTCGGCGAGAGGCTGGTGCGTCCACGTCCCGAGGGTGGCCCCCGAGACGACCGGACCGCGGTAGACATACTCGGTCCCCGGGCTCGGCAACGGGGTCAGTGCGGCGAGGGCGGCGTACCCGACTTCGCGGCCGTTGCGGTCCGCCACCGCGGTGTCGCCGACGAAGCCTTCGCGCGGGCCGAGGTCTCCGGAGGCCCCCTGGAGGAAGAGCGTCGGGCTCCCTTCTTCCCGTTCGATCACCTCCCGCATGGCACCGATCCAGTCGGGACTGATGAGGGTATTGTCCCAGGCGAGCGTGGTGGGATGACAGGCGTAGTTGACGAGCGTCGCCAGCGTCCGGCCCGCCGCTTCGCCGTCCGTCGCGACGAGCCGCGCCACGAGGAGGGTGTCGTCCGCCGGGCCCTCCGGGTTCAGTCCGCAGACGAACTGTCCCCGCTGCTCATCGAAGTGGTCGCGGTGCCTGGCCAGACCGCAGCGTCCGGTTCCGTAGAGGAGTGTCGCCGGTTCGAGCTGACCTCCGAGAGGCTTGGCGAGCCGTCCCAGGGACGCGGCGAGTTCGTCGAGGTAGGGACCGATCTTCTCTCCGCCGGGGAGCCCGCTCCGAGAACGGGACATCCAGCCTGAGCCGTGGGTGTGCGAGAGGCAGAGCAGGACGTTCTCGACCGGAAGGGCGGCCGCTTCGGCGATCGCGAGGCGGATCGCCAGCATCTCGACCGAATCGAGCAGGCAGTGATCGATCGCGGTGATGATCCGCCCGTCGGTACTGCCAGTCCCGTGAGTTGATTGGACGGGTTCGAGCCGGAGCATCGTCACGGTCAGCGGGCGATGGACTCCGGTCGCCCGGTCGTGGAGGGCGGCCCCCCACATCCGGTGGTAGATCCCGACCGGCGGGGTGATGTCGAGCCGCGCGACCGCGGCGCGGCAGCGGGTTTGCGGGGTCCGGAGCCGCGGTGTCGGGATCTGCGAGGCCTGAGCCGGCCGGGCGTCATTCCGCGTCATCTGTCTCTCCTGCCAGGGATCCCCGGGGATTCAGGACCGCCCAGCACAGGGCATCGACCGCCATGATGGCGGCGAACAGGAACAGGATCAGGTTCCAGTTGCCGGTCCGGGCCACGAGCCAGCCCGCCGTCACGGGGAAGAGGGCGGCGCCGATGTTGCCGCACATGTTCATCGAGCTGAAGACGGTCGCGACATGCCGGCCGCCGAACTTGATCGCCACGGTGTAGCCGCTCACGCCGCCGAACGTGGCGCAGAACGCCCCTAGCGAGATGACCCCGATGCTCGCCCGGACATCCGTCAGGAAGTACGAGAGGACGATCAGCAGCGCGCAGCTCCCCATCCCGACGACCGCGATCCCCTGCCGGCTGAGGCGGGGATTCCCCGTCCGCCGGAGCAGCTCGTCCGAGGCGAAGCCCCCCGCGAGACTCCCGACGACCCCGCCGACACCGGCGATCGTCGTCAGCAGCCCCGACTCCAGCGATGAGACGCCGCGGGTCTTCTGCAGGAACGTCGGAAACCATGTCAGGAAGAAGACCATCCCGGCCGCCCGGAAGAACTGCTGCCCGCACAGGAGCGCCAGCGATCCGCTCGTCAGCAGCCGGGACCAGGGGAGCGGAGCCGCGACTCCCTCGGAAGACCGGACCGTCGGGAGCGAGACGGGAAGCCGGTTCGCGGGAACGAGCAGGAGGAACGCGAACGTCCAGAGGAGCCCGGGGATCGCGAACGTGGCGAACAGGAGCCGCCAGCGGTCGATCTCCCACCGGTCGGCCAGCGGCACGAGCGATTCCAGGAGCGATGCGGTCAGCACCGGGGCGAGCGCGCCACCAACTGCCATCCCGCTCGCGAGCAGCCCCGAGGCGCGGGCTCGTTCGCTGTCGGGAAAGAGCTGGCCGATCGCCTTTGCGGCACAGGGAAAGGCCCCCGCCTGCGCCGCCCCCATGAGGCCCCACAGGACCAGGAGCGAGCCGTAATCCGTCGCCAGTCCGCTGAGGCCGGTCGCAATCGACCACAGGACACAGAACAGAGCCAGTGTCCGGCGGCTCCCAAGGCGGTCGGCGAGCCAGCCGCTGGGGAGCTGCATGAGGGCGTAGCAGAAGTACCAGACCGACTGGACCCAGCCCATGTCCCGGGCCAGGTCGGCCAGCCGCAGGTCCCGCGCGATCTCGGCGGCCGGGACGCTGAGCGCCGCCCGCTGGACGTAGGCGATCGCGGCCGAGAGGCACAGGAGCGTCAGGATCCCATATCGCCCCTGCCCCGGATCCGGCCCCAGGCGCAACTCCGGCTCGGCCGCGAAGGAGCGGTCCGTGACATCGAAGGACGAAGGATCGGGAGCGGACGACATGGAGGTCTCTTGAGAAACGTGCCGGGCGCCCCGCTGTTACCAGTCGCCGACACTTCCGTCCGGATGGAACACCCGCTGGAGATGTTCCTGTTGGAAGGGGTGTTTACGGACCTCCGCCTCGTTGATCGTGATCCCCAACCCGGGCCGCTGGTTCGGCCGGACGATGCGTCCCTCGGCCTCGACGACGAACCCTTCCTGCACGACATCCTGCCGCCAGGGGACGTCCTGGTGGACGGTCTCGCAGATGACGTAGCTCGGCTGCGCGAAGCCGAACTCCAGCGAGGCGGCGGTGCTGACCGGCCCCTGCGGGTTGTGCGGGGCGAGGCTGATCCGGTGGGCCTCGGCGAGCGCCGCGATCCGGCGGGCTTCGCTGAAGCCGCCGCAGTGCGTGATGTCGAGCTGGCAGACCGCACACGCCCCGGCGGCGAAGAGGTCGCGGAACGACGCGAGGTGCGTCACCCGTTCCCCCGTCGCGATCGGCGTCCGGACCGCGCGGGCGATCGCCGCGAGCCCGTCGACGCTTTCGGGCCAGCACGGCTCCTCGAAGAAATAGAGGCCGTACGGCTCAAGGGCCTTTGCGAACTGGAGTCCCATCGCCGGCGAGGGGCGGGCGTGGCAGTCGACCATGATGTCGATCCCGTCCCCGACCGCCTCCCGCATCGCGGCGACGGCGGCCTCGGCGGTCCGGATCGGCTTCAAGCCGTCGAGCGGCATCGTCGGGGGGACCGCCATCGACTTGAAGGCCGTGTAGCCGTCCGCCACCGCCTGCCGGGCGAGGTCGGCGAACCGCTTCGCGTCATCGGCGGCGGTCTCGTAGAAGTCTTCCATCCGGCCGCCGCCGAGGTGGCAATAGGTCCGGACGTAGTCGCGGACCGGCCCTCCCCAGAGTTTGGAACACGGCAGTCCGGTCACCTTCCCGAGGATGTCCCACAGCGCGAGGTCGATCCCGGCGATCGCTGTCGAGCGGACGATCCCGTGGCCGTGCCAGAAGTGCTGCCGGTACATCATCT of Planctomyces sp. SH-PL14 contains these proteins:
- the dgoD gene encoding galactonate dehydratase, whose amino-acid sequence is MKITRIETLVCHARMRNWIFVKVLTDQDGLFGWGEATLEWHTRGVVAAIEDLSQLLVGEDPTRIEHLWQMMYRQHFWHGHGIVRSTAIAGIDLALWDILGKVTGLPCSKLWGGPVRDYVRTYCHLGGGRMEDFYETAADDAKRFADLARQAVADGYTAFKSMAVPPTMPLDGLKPIRTAEAAVAAMREAVGDGIDIMVDCHARPSPAMGLQFAKALEPYGLYFFEEPCWPESVDGLAAIARAVRTPIATGERVTHLASFRDLFAAGACAVCQLDITHCGGFSEARRIAALAEAHRISLAPHNPQGPVSTAASLEFGFAQPSYVICETVHQDVPWRQDVVQEGFVVEAEGRIVRPNQRPGLGITINEAEVRKHPFQQEHLQRVFHPDGSVGDW
- a CDS encoding MFS transporter, with amino-acid sequence MSSAPDPSSFDVTDRSFAAEPELRLGPDPGQGRYGILTLLCLSAAIAYVQRAALSVPAAEIARDLRLADLARDMGWVQSVWYFCYALMQLPSGWLADRLGSRRTLALFCVLWSIATGLSGLATDYGSLLVLWGLMGAAQAGAFPCAAKAIGQLFPDSERARASGLLASGMAVGGALAPVLTASLLESLVPLADRWEIDRWRLLFATFAIPGLLWTFAFLLLVPANRLPVSLPTVRSSEGVAAPLPWSRLLTSGSLALLCGQQFFRAAGMVFFLTWFPTFLQKTRGVSSLESGLLTTIAGVGGVVGSLAGGFASDELLRRTGNPRLSRQGIAVVGMGSCALLIVLSYFLTDVRASIGVISLGAFCATFGGVSGYTVAIKFGGRHVATVFSSMNMCGNIGAALFPVTAGWLVARTGNWNLILFLFAAIMAVDALCWAVLNPRGSLAGETDDAE